Part of the Mauremys mutica isolate MM-2020 ecotype Southern chromosome 1, ASM2049712v1, whole genome shotgun sequence genome is shown below.
AGTAGAGAACAGCTCCGAAGAAGGATTTTCATGGCTAACTGActggctgggtgttcataaaAGAGGTTCTACCCCATCATTTACCACAGTAGGTGTTTCCACTGAGTTGCTATCAATGACACCCAGGTCTTTTCCTTGGGGTGCGTCTAGCTGGGATGTTCCCCCCGGAGCATGACTTGGCaaaagtgttttttgtttatttgtctgTTCCCCCACCTCCCTTCTCAGGTTTTGAGCAACAGGGTGAATGGGGAACTCCCTACAGCATGGACTACCTAGCCTGGCTTTCGTTGTATTAAGGAACAATGATGGATAACCAGTACCCAACGTCATGTTTCCTGCTATTGCCTATTAAGCTTTACCACACCATGACATGTAGGAATTATTGAAACATTCCATAAAATATGGAATTGGCATTAGTAGGGTCAGTTGTTCATAATTCATTTctatgaataatgaaaatgtctttttttcagtgtgtgaagaatcatagaatcatagtatatcagggttggaggggacctcaggaggtcatctaatccaaccccctgctcaaagcaggaccaattcccaactaaatcatcccagccagggctttgtcaaggctgaccttaaaaacctctaaagaagggtaatcagattcaaagagctcaaaggaaccccctctagccttagtttcaaacaTACAATAAAACAgagataaacctccctctagcaaagggaaaattcacaagttgagaaaacaaagataaattaACACGccttgcataagaacataagaacataagaacggccgtaccgggtcagaccaaaggtccatccagcccagcatctgtctaccgacagtggccagtgccaggtgccccagagggagtgaacctaacaggcaatgatcaagtgatctctctcctgccatccatctccatcctctgacgaacagaggctaggggcaccattcttacccatcctggctaatagccatttatggacttagccaccatgaatttatccagttcccttttaaacattgttatagtcctagccttcacaacctcctcaggcaaggagttccacaagttgactgtgcgctgtgtgaagaagaacagccttttatttgttttaaacctgctgcctattaatttcatttggtgacccctagttcttgtattatgggaataagtcaataacttttctttatccactttctcaacatcactcatgattctatatacctctatcatatccccccttagtctcctcttttccaagctgaagagtcctagcctctttaatctttcctcatatgggaccccctccaaacccctaatcattttagttgccgttttctgaaccttttctagtgttagaatatcttttttgaggggaggagaccacatctgtacacagtattcgagatgtgggcgtaccatggatttatataagggcaatactatattctcagtcttattctctatcccctttttaatgattcctaacattttgtttgcttttttgaccgcctctgcacactgcgtgggtatcttcagaaaactatccacaatgactccaagatctttttcctgactcgttgtagctaaattaatccccatcatattgtatgtatagttggggttattttttccaatgtgcattactttacatttatccacatacatttcatttgccattttgttgctcaatcacttagttttgtgagatcttttcgaagttcttcacaatctgcctggctgttacttacaaatttgaaatatgagagacttgctCAGAAAGATTTgcagagcatggattgatgtccgctCCAATTTAGTCCCAAGAGCGGACAAGCCCCAAAATAAAAAGCACAAACAAAGCCTCCCCGCCCCGCCacaagatttgaaaatatcttgtccccttattggtcctttgggtcaggcgtcagccaggttacctgagcttcttagcCCTTTTTAGGTAAAAGGagtttggtgtctctggccaggagggattttatagtattgtacacaggagggctgttacccttccctttacaGTTATGAcaaaaggagattccaccaccaccctagttaacccattccagtgcttcatcaccctcctagtgaaaatgtttttcctaatatccaacctaaacctctcacACTGccatttgagaccattgctccttgttctgtcatctggtaccactgagaacagtctagatccatcctctttgtgaccccctttcaggtagttgaaagcagctatcaaatcccccctcactcttctcttccgcagactaaataatcccagttgcCTCAGCATCTCTCCATAAGTCATGTTCTCCAGTCCCCTATCTGCTTCACCAATGAGGACAGACTCCAATAGTGTATGCAGTGTCTCATATTCACATTGTCTCTCCATGCAGGCATTTGAACTGCAACCATCACCCTTGTCTCTGGgaacatacaggaagtcaggagaACGCACGGTACATGCAAGAGACACCgttctgcctcagagttggacaccttcaCTCCCCCTCCATGTCAAATTCCAacacaaccgacttcaccaacccctccatcTTCATCCTGCTGGGTATTCCTGGCCTGGAGAGAGCCCATGTCTGGatatccatccccttctgcaccatgtacgcaatagccatcttggggaattTCACCATCCTATTCATTGTCAagagggagccgagcctccacgggcccatgtactatttcctctgcatgctggccatcaccgaCCTGGTCCTGTCTACGTCCGTCCTGCCCAAAATGCTGGCAATCTTTTGGTTCAATTCCAGAGAGATCGATTTCaatgcctgcctcacccagctatacttcattcactgcttctcgggaatggagtctgggatcttcgTGGCCATGGGTTtcgatcgctatgtggccatctgccatcccctgagacattccaccatcctgacaaacccaGTGGTGGCCAAGATcggcctggccgtggtgctgcgtaGTGTCATGTTCACACTGCCCTATCCCTTCCTGGTAAAACattggccatattgcagaaccaacatcatccctgAGCCATTCTGCGCACACACAtccgtggtgaagctggcctgtggcGACACCCAGGTCAGCAGTTACTATGGTCTCTTTGTGCTATTGTGTGGAATGGGTCTGGATGGGATTTTTATTGCCAtgtcctatacccagatcctcagggccatcttcagcctccccacaaaggacgcccggctcaagacttttggaacctgcgtctcccacctctgtgtcatcttaaccttttacatcccaggcctcttctcctccctcacgTACCGTTTTGGACACaatgtgcccctgcatttccatGTTCTTATTGGCAACATGAAACTACTGGTGCCCCCCATGCtgaaccccatcatctatggggtgaggaccaaggagatccgggacaggctgctccggtTCATTACTCATaaggaatgatttagttggggattggtcctgctttgagcagggggttggactagatacctcctgagatcctttccaaccctgagattctatgattctaactattttttctcctggtgctctggttCTGAGACTGAGCTACGTGAAGCACTGGCTGGTGACTGTCACAACCCCATACATAGTTATGgtttctgtatggccaattgtcggtccacggccatcttgttctgctaaaaggacaaagcagcctccatcttggaccaggttcttgttccacaggagagggcagagacctaattctgccaaGCAACACCGTGGTGTCGTGTGCAACCCTGAAGTCCGTTGTGCAACATTatagtgctgtgtgcattttcccgctctttttggcctggtcatctaggggtcaggctagtgccttgtTCAGAGATGCCAGTGTGCTGTGTGCAGATCCTgttggcgtggggggcaacagctcAGAGCCTGAAgggtgtaggagccagggaccaatcagatgctgacacgagtgagtgagacccttcgaataaaactaggtttccccccaaatttTTTGTGGAGTGTctgcgtgtcagctgaagggcctgatcagcctttcagccagggtctcctcccgttatagctagctcgtgtcgtgtcctTTTGGATTCGTTATCACTTTGGATTTATCATTTTGGATCTATTTctatcagctcgtcatgcttctggcgTCTGCtttgctggtcagctgcgcctggagtgcggtatttgctctCTAATTTCTGCTTACCTAGCTTcccctctttttccccctccctaactcggtaccaagtCTATATAGTATATGAGAGTTGAATCATTaagctcataattgcacagttgTTTAGTTTGTATATCTGTTTTGGGTTTTAGTAACTAGTTAATTGTAGACTGTTTAAAgttgtgtgagttactgctctgtctttgtgtggagtgcttggtgctaggtgctgtctccatctggggattagctgatcaaggggttcctgtccccgcggtctgtgtgagtggaatctgcacaatcgcagccgcaccacactctgggtaacacccttagtgtgaaagcaagggcggttgaggcagtggcctgtgggtccccttttctgtgttgcactgggcaccgctctgacgaacccgatttccatcttgtgtaattggtgtgtctgcctactcagtgtgaagcagtgagcagtatagagttgtattgttaatgatttttgggtgtgtttgtattgtttGATAGCATCCCAGCTAAGAATTGCCTCTCTTCCTTGGCCCAATttgtaactttcccccaaataaacgcagccacttggctttaaacTTTATTCTGGTCCAGCttgtttttcctctcccaataccaaAGCTGATCGAACCGCAATCTGTTTCGGACAGTGACGTGGTGCTGGGCCCTCTTCCTTCAATCACTGACTGGGCAGTGAAAGAGACGTTAAATTCTTTCCCGACCTTCCTGTGCTGTCTCAGCGTGACAAACTGGGCAATCAGTCTGTATAGAACTTATTAATTCTTAGCAGTTAGAAAGGTGGTAACAAATTGGaccctgagaccctgccccctgccctaccTATTGCCCAAGGCCCTACTCCtaccccacctgccctgggtcctggcttctctactcctcttcctccctctctccctccctcaatcTTCTCCACCTCTGTCCCTGCCTCAGCTAGTCTCCCTCtactctggggctgggctgggagctgctgaagcCGGAATCAGGGGCCTGCCTGTTGGTATgatgtggccccagctgagcaggggcagGCATGGGTTAAAGACCCCAAAGCTCTCCCCTGCCCGGCAGGAACCAGGCACAGTCCGATCCCCTTCTTGGCTGAACTTTCTAGTCCAAAACCAGGTACCTGACAGTCCTGCATGGCAcccagacacagaagccaaaaaacaGAGCATCTGGATAAAACCCTAGATGGAGGGAAACCCTATTACCTCACCTTTTGTTATAGGAACAATGTGTATTGTTATGTCTTTGGAATTTCCTGTACTCTTTACTCACACACCTTGTCCTAAGGGACAGCGGGCTGGGGCGGAGGCATATGCTTCTAAATGCATTGGTCATTAAAGACTGTCAGCCGTAGCGAGATAGAAGAAGGGAGTAACTGAATTCTAAATTTAATGTTCTCCAGTTTCTCTGCAGAGGGGCGGGCGTGGAAGGAATGGAACCTACCCAGAAGGGGGaacagagagaggaggggctcaTCCAGCCCTTTAAAACATAGAGACTGGATGAGCTGGAAGAagctgaggcaggagagagacaATCTAGGGTTGCAGCAGAGAGACAGACTCCAAATGGAGGAGAAGTCAGGAGTTGCAGGAGGTGGCCGCTAGACACCCTAGAAGGTTCTGACCAATCACAAAGTATGCTCCAGGGTGATGTGGATAAAGCAGACCTACTGGAAAACATCGTCCCAACTATAcacatacaatgatggggtctgtcggagaaaaactcagttctcgctttttctttgggtgcagcaaaatcaaatactttattatttctctagtaattacaatagagggagagagtgtcctaggtcacagggtcgccccagtcccagacaggtctctcaactggtaaacaattacagcaagcatgtatacctttgttacagacaataactagcaataatacagacaataatgagcaacaactgcattttgtttatacataagccatcctgctatcttatttttctcacttctaggagaagccagtctacatatttggttatcagttgcaaggtcgcaataactttttacacagtttctTTCCCTCGCGCGTCACACCATCCTTgtttctacaagtctcacgtcattagggttacagtgtggcctgactcttgctaactactagcctgactcttgctaactgactgacatgcattaagatccccttcaaatccttgttaattctttccctacttccacaggTCTAAATagtagccaatgattttagttcATTATTCTTTTTTGTGTGATGTTGTTATTAATCAATGTTATAGTATATATTTTCTCTGTATGTTAATTACAGTTAAGTTGTGGATTATAGAAGTACAAGACTGATCCGTATTTAGAGGAACCAAGCACTAGACATGAGTAAGACAAGCTGGAATGCATGAACCTGTAGTCTGAGGCCTGGGAGACTTTAGTTTAGCTATTGTAGGCTTTGGGGGCAACAAATGATGGCATAAGTGACTGGAAAATAACTTGATGCTCTAAAATAATAGGAAAAGAGGCACTAAGTGATAATATTGTGCAAAATTACTCAGTGGCTCCTAACATGGGGAGGAGAGTCTATTGCCTGTCTGGGAGAAAAATGTGCACACTGCAGCTATGCTAGGGAACATAGGTAGATGTGTCCCAGAGGAGAGCCCAGAGAAGGATGATGGACTCGTAGAAACCattgaggaggtggaggagggttACTTTGACACTGCAGCAGGAGGCAACAGcacctcaggaagggaggggagagtagCACCTCTCAGTGAGACAGCTGTCCAGTCTGTTAGCTGTGAGCCCTTCACAGCTGAGCAGAGGATAGATCCCACCCTAGAGAGCACAGGGATATGTGTTTTGGGGAAGAAGAGAAGGGAACTGGGGGAGGAATAGTGGGAGAAGGGGAATGtctcctcactggtcacttgAGAGAGGATACCCAGGACAGAATGGCTGGCTTATCATCTCTGCACCCAAGTACTGAACCTGAGTCTTTGAGAGGAAACTGTGTAATGGACCTCCAGGAGGGTAGCAGTCACACAGCTGACTTCTCAGGGATGGTGATAGGGGTGACAGAGAATACCCTAATCCAGGTCCACGTTTGTcagtgtcggggactcgaaccccaacagcgaagttcgttgtgtgaccgcagagttacagacaacaccagcaaggtccaaaacaaaagctctttattgacaagtgcacgtgtcagtaaagaactgctcgtatccgaagagaaccagccccccctttacagcttagtattagcttatatagacagttttattacgtcataaattattcacttcacacaacccatatcccacccccctttggttagtaacaaaccctaataacaaagcacatctgtctttctttataatgtaagcaagttgtgatgccccagcaactttcttatcagcatagttgccaagcaccagacactggaagacaggagttaacgcagctggtaacttgaggaatgcacctccctttcgtatctcactttttcccagggctttatgaaacatgctgacttca
Proteins encoded:
- the LOC123362960 gene encoding olfactory receptor 52R1-like, which translates into the protein MSNSNTTDFTNPSIFILLGIPGLERAHVWISIPFCTMYAIAILGNFTILFIVKREPSLHGPMYYFLCMLAITDLVLSTSVLPKMLAIFWFNSREIDFNACLTQLYFIHCFSGMESGIFVAMGFDRYVAICHPLRHSTILTNPVVAKIGLAVVLRSVMFTLPYPFLVKHWPYCRTNIIPEPFCAHTSVVKLACGDTQVSSYYGLFVLLCGMGLDGIFIAMSYTQILRAIFSLPTKDARLKTFGTCVSHLCVILTFYIPGLFSSLTYRFGHNVPLHFHVLIGNMKLLVPPMLNPIIYGVRTKEIRDRLLRFITHKE